A window of Lacibacter sediminis contains these coding sequences:
- a CDS encoding ExbD/TolR family protein, which yields MDAINQTNKRSLNIDFAPMVDLGFLLITFFIFTTKLTEAKAFKLNMPDDSPVEIPTTTSESATITLQLKGDGVVDYYEGFEQKPLQKGTLTLYAQNSVRTHLIDKRNRILQKHGSDTNYVVLIQPTTKTSYKEVVDVLDEMQILAINKYVLLDGKQ from the coding sequence ATGGATGCAATCAATCAAACCAACAAAAGATCACTCAACATTGATTTCGCTCCAATGGTTGATCTTGGATTTCTGCTCATCACCTTCTTTATTTTCACCACAAAACTTACAGAGGCAAAAGCATTTAAGCTGAATATGCCTGACGATAGTCCGGTAGAAATTCCCACCACTACTTCTGAATCTGCTACCATCACTTTACAATTGAAAGGCGACGGTGTTGTTGATTATTATGAAGGGTTTGAACAAAAGCCTTTACAGAAAGGGACACTTACTCTCTATGCACAAAACTCTGTGCGAACTCATTTAATTGACAAACGCAATCGTATTCTTCAAAAGCACGGCAGTGATACAAACTATGTAGTTCTTATCCAACCAACCACCAAAACCTCGTATAAAGAAGTAGTGGATGTGCTGGATGAAATGCAGATTCTCGCTATCAACAAGTATGTTTTGCTCGACGGTAAGCAGTAA
- the mnmE gene encoding tRNA uridine-5-carboxymethylaminomethyl(34) synthesis GTPase MnmE: MLGKLSGWDDTIVALATPNGVGAIGVIRLSGPKTIAIVNQLFPSKDLSKQSSHTIHVGFLKDGDKVLDEVVVSLFKNPKSYTGEDVIEISCHGSPFIQEQVINTIVKHGARLAKPGEFTQRAFLKGKLDLTQAEAVADLIASNTEASQKTALHNIRGGFSTVLKELREQLITFSALIELELDFSQEDVEFADRTKFYELIHRSQKVTTDLLQSFQLGNVIKNGVSVAIVGKPNAGKSTLLNTLLNENRAIVSEIAGTTRDTIEEVININGILFRLIDTAGIRKSIDAIEVIGVEKSMEKMQQADLVLYLFDVNTESKAELETALLQVKQQNKSYLLIGNKVDVLGEEEAQQKFYGDGVFFIAAKSNKHIDVLKERLVDKVVQGTIQTESTIVTNARHYTALQEVEKSLNDIKAGLDNQLPGDLLALDIRRCLHFLGEITGEITNEDRLDYIFSKFCIGK, encoded by the coding sequence ATGCTCGGAAAATTATCTGGTTGGGACGATACAATTGTTGCGCTTGCAACACCAAATGGAGTAGGTGCCATTGGCGTTATCCGTTTAAGCGGACCAAAGACGATTGCGATCGTTAATCAATTGTTTCCTTCAAAAGATCTTTCAAAACAATCATCGCATACCATTCATGTTGGCTTTTTGAAGGATGGAGATAAAGTGTTGGATGAAGTAGTAGTATCATTATTTAAAAATCCCAAAAGTTATACGGGTGAAGATGTGATTGAGATTTCCTGTCATGGTTCTCCCTTTATCCAGGAGCAGGTGATCAACACAATTGTGAAGCATGGGGCTCGTTTAGCAAAGCCCGGTGAATTTACACAACGTGCTTTTTTGAAAGGTAAACTTGATCTTACACAGGCGGAGGCAGTGGCTGATCTTATTGCAAGCAATACAGAAGCATCACAAAAAACAGCATTGCATAATATTCGTGGCGGGTTTTCAACGGTATTAAAAGAGTTGAGAGAACAACTGATCACGTTCTCAGCATTGATTGAACTGGAGCTGGATTTTTCGCAGGAAGATGTGGAGTTTGCCGATCGCACAAAATTTTATGAACTCATTCATCGCTCACAAAAAGTAACTACTGATCTGTTGCAGTCGTTTCAATTAGGCAATGTGATCAAGAACGGTGTAAGTGTTGCCATTGTTGGTAAACCCAATGCTGGCAAATCAACTTTACTGAATACATTATTGAATGAGAACCGTGCAATTGTGAGTGAAATTGCCGGCACCACAAGAGATACCATTGAAGAAGTGATCAACATCAACGGTATTCTGTTCCGCTTGATCGACACCGCAGGTATACGCAAAAGCATAGATGCCATTGAAGTGATCGGTGTAGAAAAAAGTATGGAGAAAATGCAGCAGGCCGATCTTGTACTTTATCTATTTGATGTAAACACCGAATCAAAAGCTGAGCTGGAAACTGCATTACTGCAGGTAAAGCAACAAAACAAAAGCTATTTACTTATAGGTAATAAAGTGGATGTGCTTGGTGAAGAAGAAGCGCAACAAAAGTTCTATGGAGACGGCGTGTTTTTTATTGCCGCCAAATCAAACAAACATATTGATGTATTGAAGGAGCGGTTGGTTGATAAAGTGGTGCAGGGAACCATACAAACAGAAAGCACCATTGTTACCAATGCCCGGCATTATACTGCATTGCAGGAAGTAGAAAAATCATTGAACGATATCAAAGCAGGGCTGGATAATCAATTGCCCGGCGATCTGCTGGCGCTGGATATTCGCAGGTGTCTTCATTTCCTTGGAGAGATCACAGGTGAGATCACCAATGAAGATCGTCTAGATTATATTTTTAGCAAGTTTTGTATCGGAAAATAA
- a CDS encoding response regulator — MTEQVKHILLIDDDDINNFLSREIISMHLPNAIIDAFTNPQEALHYIDSKLNQKQTLPDIILLDINMPLMDGWEFLKKIDQLEQRNHFHTNVYLYTSSVYHEDKVKAKSFSTVKKVFVKPLTKEAIQEMLAG, encoded by the coding sequence ATGACAGAACAGGTAAAACATATTCTACTGATTGACGATGATGACATCAATAATTTTCTCAGCAGAGAAATTATATCGATGCACCTGCCCAATGCAATCATTGATGCTTTTACAAATCCACAGGAAGCGCTGCATTACATCGATAGCAAGTTGAACCAGAAACAAACATTACCCGATATTATATTGTTGGATATTAATATGCCTTTGATGGATGGATGGGAGTTTTTGAAGAAGATCGATCAGCTGGAGCAGCGCAATCACTTTCATACAAATGTTTATCTCTATACTTCTTCAGTTTATCATGAGGACAAAGTGAAAGCGAAAAGCTTTTCCACTGTGAAAAAAGTATTTGTAAAGCCCCTCACAAAAGAGGCTATCCAGGAAATGCTGGCCGGTTGA
- a CDS encoding ABC transporter substrate-binding protein, with product MRLHLKWWHQFQFAGYYAAQLKGYYKAEGLDVKIIPADKDHPPVKAVLNGDADFAVTGSDLILNYAKGDKLMVVGPVFQHSAYTVISLNTSGINTPADLVGKRIMASEDQGWVQLQALFLKEGIPLDSLKVIPHSWNNMDLINGLSDAMTGYISVEPYQLEKAGMHVHTILPVNYGIDFYGDLLFTSTSLVKNNPTLVEKFKRASFKGWEYAMKNPDELADYILTLPGVKERNVTKEALLYEAEQMQHLILPGLVEIGHMNEGRWQHILNIHQSLGLIDRSVTLDGFLYDPEKTASNRLLNIILYSSIVAGIIIVIFLVYNLSLRRAVRKRTRELELEVKARTKTQEQLGVNKERLKLAIQAAGIGIWDWDVENDSVFLGDSAATNLGYDPVEFLTDRSYLRSKVHPDDLQPLIGYVHAQINAETDEQGVIVRLKTKSGEWKWCLLISKAVKRDHNNKALHLSGIFLNVNELKNKEIELSELSSTLLKRNKELQQFAYITSHNLRSPVANLLSLSRLFKKEELGEHNKIYFEKIKECISILNETLNDVNEILSFRTVAGETMSSVSLETELQTVTASISEQIKTTAITISNDFSVKEIWFSKRIIRSIFQNLITNAIKYRRKDVNAVIHITSSEDKEYYMLTVEDNGQGIDLEQYGDKVFSLFQRFHTGIDGKGMGLYIIKTQLETLNGKITLSSKVNRGSTFTVYIPKKQLQS from the coding sequence GTGCGCCTGCATTTAAAATGGTGGCACCAGTTTCAATTCGCCGGCTATTATGCCGCTCAACTTAAAGGTTATTACAAAGCCGAAGGTTTAGATGTAAAAATTATTCCCGCCGATAAAGATCATCCACCTGTTAAAGCAGTATTGAATGGTGATGCTGATTTTGCAGTAACAGGTTCCGACCTTATTTTAAATTATGCAAAGGGCGATAAGTTAATGGTTGTGGGTCCTGTATTTCAACACTCTGCTTATACTGTTATTTCGCTAAACACATCAGGCATTAATACTCCGGCCGATCTTGTTGGTAAACGTATTATGGCATCAGAAGACCAGGGGTGGGTGCAGTTGCAGGCATTATTTTTAAAAGAGGGCATCCCGCTTGATTCATTAAAAGTAATTCCACATAGCTGGAACAATATGGACCTCATCAACGGACTGTCAGATGCAATGACCGGTTATATTTCTGTGGAGCCTTACCAATTAGAAAAAGCAGGTATGCATGTGCATACGATCTTACCGGTGAATTATGGAATTGATTTTTATGGCGACCTTTTATTCACATCAACATCACTTGTAAAAAACAACCCCACTCTTGTTGAAAAATTCAAGCGAGCCAGTTTTAAAGGTTGGGAATATGCAATGAAAAATCCTGATGAGTTGGCTGACTATATTCTTACACTTCCCGGAGTTAAAGAACGTAATGTTACAAAAGAAGCATTGTTGTATGAAGCGGAACAAATGCAACACTTGATATTACCCGGTCTTGTTGAGATCGGTCACATGAATGAAGGAAGATGGCAGCATATACTAAATATACATCAATCTCTGGGGCTTATTGACCGATCTGTTACGTTAGATGGCTTTCTGTATGATCCTGAGAAAACAGCATCAAACCGGTTACTGAATATTATTTTGTACAGCAGTATTGTTGCAGGTATTATTATCGTAATATTCCTTGTGTACAATCTGTCGTTACGAAGAGCGGTTCGCAAACGCACCCGTGAACTTGAACTTGAAGTAAAGGCAAGAACAAAAACGCAGGAGCAACTGGGGGTAAATAAAGAACGGCTGAAACTTGCCATACAGGCCGCCGGTATTGGCATCTGGGATTGGGATGTAGAGAACGATTCGGTTTTTTTAGGTGATTCGGCTGCCACAAATCTTGGTTACGATCCTGTTGAATTTTTAACCGATCGCAGCTATCTCCGTTCAAAAGTTCATCCGGATGATTTGCAACCACTGATCGGTTATGTTCACGCTCAAATCAATGCGGAGACAGATGAACAGGGTGTGATTGTTCGGCTTAAAACAAAATCAGGAGAATGGAAATGGTGCCTTCTTATCAGCAAAGCAGTTAAACGTGATCACAATAATAAAGCCCTGCATCTTTCAGGTATCTTTTTAAATGTAAACGAGCTTAAAAATAAAGAGATAGAATTGAGTGAGCTCTCTTCTACCCTCTTAAAAAGAAATAAAGAACTGCAGCAGTTTGCATACATCACATCACACAATCTCCGTTCACCGGTAGCTAACCTTTTGAGTCTTTCACGATTGTTTAAAAAAGAAGAATTGGGTGAACATAATAAAATTTATTTCGAAAAGATAAAGGAATGTATTTCCATACTCAACGAAACGTTGAACGATGTAAATGAAATTCTTTCCTTCAGAACTGTTGCCGGAGAAACGATGAGCTCAGTTTCGTTGGAAACAGAACTGCAAACCGTTACGGCATCAATCAGTGAGCAGATAAAAACAACCGCAATAACTATCAGCAATGATTTTTCAGTAAAAGAAATATGGTTTTCAAAAAGAATCATCCGGAGTATTTTTCAAAACCTCATTACCAATGCAATTAAATATCGTCGCAAGGATGTAAACGCTGTTATTCACATTACTTCATCTGAAGATAAAGAGTATTATATGCTTACCGTTGAAGATAATGGCCAGGGAATTGATCTTGAACAGTATGGTGATAAGGTGTTTTCATTATTCCAACGTTTTCATACGGGTATTGATGGAAAAGGCATGGGGCTTTACATTATTAAAACACAACTTGAAACACTCAATGGCAAAATCACATTAAGCAGTAAAGTCAACAGAGGTTCAACCTTTACAGTCTATATTCCCAAAAAACAATTGCAGTCATGA
- a CDS encoding type 1 glutamine amidotransferase domain-containing protein: MNRFNPHAFPLFMKITIALIVTAFSNCFCFSQGKKILIVSTNIDSIAGNKSGTYLKEIAWPFKVFTDNGFTVEVMTAKGGKASIYHSGDMPEALAQIQNSASFINATLNTLPPEKIRVADYAAVYYPGGHGQYFDVLSDERIATIAVAIHSNGGVLAAAGHGMSSWINILLPDGDYLVKGKTITCFPTWAEKEWMSISAYGKLLPFDMEEVFRRRGARLIVPEKNSIKDPAFTNITDTQNKIVTGSFAFNAQWVAEMVVALIKTQSL, from the coding sequence ATGAACAGGTTTAACCCGCATGCGTTCCCGTTATTCATGAAAATTACAATTGCACTAATTGTAACAGCATTCAGTAACTGCTTTTGTTTTTCGCAGGGAAAAAAAATTCTGATTGTTTCTACCAATATCGATTCCATTGCCGGTAATAAGAGTGGTACTTACCTTAAAGAAATTGCATGGCCTTTTAAGGTTTTTACCGATAACGGTTTCACAGTGGAAGTAATGACGGCAAAGGGTGGTAAGGCAAGCATCTACCATAGTGGTGATATGCCGGAAGCATTGGCGCAGATACAAAACAGTGCCTCATTTATCAATGCTACTTTGAATACACTGCCGCCAGAAAAAATACGTGTAGCCGATTATGCAGCCGTTTATTATCCCGGCGGCCATGGTCAATACTTCGATGTACTTTCGGATGAACGCATAGCCACCATTGCTGTTGCCATTCACAGCAATGGTGGCGTACTGGCGGCAGCAGGGCATGGCATGTCGAGCTGGATCAATATTCTTCTGCCCGATGGTGATTATTTAGTCAAAGGCAAAACCATCACCTGTTTTCCCACCTGGGCAGAAAAAGAATGGATGAGTATTTCCGCTTATGGGAAATTACTTCCATTTGATATGGAAGAAGTTTTCAGGCGCAGAGGTGCAAGACTGATTGTGCCCGAAAAAAATTCAATCAAAGACCCGGCATTTACCAACATCACCGACACGCAAAACAAGATAGTGACCGGCTCGTTTGCATTTAATGCACAATGGGTAGCCGAAATGGTAGTGGCCTTAATAAAAACGCAATCTTTATAG
- a CDS encoding T9SS type A sorting domain-containing protein → MKIIQNIWILAALLCYQNTSNAQQVSIKTISSGGTFGSSNNLMIEYSVGEFISTSLIGGSTTLTQGVLQPYIQLQSPLPVLGLEFNAKRINNSKVQLDWKTVQEIDNKGFYVERKKESDINFTQIHFVKSTAANGNSSLRLNYVHIDTNSFRGKTYYRLKQEDFDGKFMYSVVRLVNGNNGKVITMKAWPVPAVSNFNVSIQGITNVDALQLFDVNGRLVKTVPISNQLTVNIRGLTPGTYVLRLASDANVSQKVIIQ, encoded by the coding sequence ATGAAAATCATTCAAAACATTTGGATTCTGGCGGCCCTCCTTTGTTATCAGAACACCTCAAATGCTCAGCAAGTAAGTATTAAAACAATTAGCTCCGGTGGTACGTTCGGCAGCAGCAATAATTTAATGATCGAGTACTCGGTTGGTGAATTCATTTCTACCAGTCTTATTGGCGGAAGCACAACTCTTACACAAGGTGTTCTGCAACCATACATACAATTGCAAAGCCCACTCCCCGTTCTCGGTCTTGAGTTTAATGCCAAACGTATCAACAACAGCAAAGTGCAGCTCGATTGGAAAACGGTGCAGGAAATCGACAACAAAGGTTTTTATGTGGAGCGAAAAAAAGAAAGTGACATCAATTTTACGCAAATCCACTTTGTAAAATCAACAGCAGCAAATGGCAATTCATCGTTACGACTTAACTATGTGCATATTGATACCAACAGCTTTCGGGGTAAAACCTATTATCGTTTGAAGCAGGAAGATTTCGATGGTAAGTTTATGTATTCAGTTGTGCGTTTAGTAAATGGTAATAATGGAAAAGTGATTACGATGAAGGCTTGGCCGGTACCTGCCGTCAGTAACTTTAATGTGAGTATACAGGGTATAACAAACGTTGATGCGCTGCAACTGTTTGATGTAAACGGACGGCTGGTAAAAACAGTTCCAATCAGCAATCAACTTACCGTTAATATCAGAGGTTTAACACCGGGCACTTATGTGTTGCGCTTAGCAAGTGATGCGAATGTGAGTCAAAAAGTAATTATTCAATAA
- a CDS encoding T9SS type A sorting domain-containing protein — protein sequence MKQLQILLILLFQITILSAQTITGSVTNSSGLSGTVNNIHFEFNLGESFTSTIGNGEVITQGLLQPITLTQGPLPVLGLEFNAKRINNSKVQLDWKTVQEINNKGFYVERKKETDVNFTQVHFVKSAAPNGNSSLPLNYSHIDMNSLKGKTYYRLKQEDLDGKFMFSIVRMVNGGNGKTTSLKVWPIPSTGPVNISAEGIENDAILVFDYNGRLIKQLTITAKSPVQLTGLAPGTYIVKLSSETELYQKIIIQ from the coding sequence ATGAAACAACTACAAATCCTCCTGATACTACTATTTCAAATAACAATACTCTCGGCACAAACCATTACAGGATCGGTAACAAACAGCAGCGGATTATCTGGCACAGTTAACAATATTCACTTTGAATTCAATCTCGGTGAAAGTTTTACAAGTACCATTGGAAATGGCGAGGTAATTACACAAGGTTTATTACAACCCATTACACTTACTCAAGGTCCCCTTCCCGTTCTCGGTCTCGAGTTCAATGCCAAACGCATCAACAACAGCAAGGTGCAACTCGATTGGAAAACAGTACAGGAGATTAATAACAAAGGCTTTTATGTAGAGCGCAAAAAAGAAACGGATGTAAATTTTACCCAAGTCCACTTTGTAAAATCGGCAGCACCCAATGGTAATTCATCGTTACCGCTCAACTATTCACATATTGATATGAATAGTTTAAAAGGCAAAACCTACTATCGGTTGAAACAGGAAGACCTCGATGGCAAGTTTATGTTTTCAATCGTACGCATGGTGAATGGAGGTAATGGAAAAACAACTTCATTGAAAGTATGGCCTATTCCCTCAACAGGACCGGTAAACATCAGTGCAGAAGGAATTGAAAACGATGCAATACTTGTGTTTGATTACAATGGCCGGTTAATAAAACAGTTAACCATCACAGCAAAGTCGCCAGTACAACTCACAGGATTAGCACCGGGCACTTACATTGTAAAACTCAGTTCGGAAACAGAATTATATCAAAAGATCATCATTCAATAA
- a CDS encoding C1q-like domain-containing protein, with product MKQVFTSIILLLLTTTVWAQAPKVINYQGVARNASGVAYAGQQISVRLSIHTGTPEGTIEYSETRNVTTNQFGLFNVGIGSAGASFMQGSINGVNWNAGNKFLKTEISINGQPYASLGTTQMMSVPFAMHSKEAKEIVLPFAQTGSSSTDLLSVANSDNTTTTSSTIKATAASGRAFYGNSNTGTTGYFVSNSGTGVFGYAPNGTGVIGMTNSASEIGVSAINNVNGLALSVKGGLRINGGNTNPGAGKVLTSDAQGNATWQTPAPTATIGFLVSGVAQGGLQILPNDIDYKIHPAVKEYDGSNNFSLYTQSPSSTFTAPVAGLYRFTIRVRIESNDMDTYIDYSYLDLMVRSNGIDSKKEFAVEWNPDWSTASLTLDKVVALKAGDQVWASSITKTEDNSNPILTYCDFAGYLIK from the coding sequence ATGAAACAGGTTTTCACTTCAATCATTCTTCTCCTTCTTACCACAACAGTTTGGGCACAGGCACCTAAGGTCATTAATTATCAGGGGGTGGCACGAAATGCAAGTGGTGTTGCCTATGCAGGTCAGCAGATCAGTGTACGTTTAAGTATTCACACAGGTACTCCCGAAGGCACTATCGAGTATAGTGAAACACGCAATGTAACTACCAACCAATTCGGCCTGTTTAATGTGGGGATTGGTAGTGCAGGAGCATCTTTTATGCAGGGAAGCATCAACGGCGTCAACTGGAATGCAGGTAATAAATTCCTTAAAACAGAAATAAGTATTAATGGACAACCCTATGCCAGCCTTGGAACAACACAAATGATGAGTGTGCCCTTTGCTATGCATAGTAAAGAAGCAAAAGAGATTGTTCTTCCTTTTGCCCAAACCGGTTCATCTTCTACCGACCTGTTGAGTGTTGCAAACAGCGACAACACAACCACAACATCTTCAACAATTAAAGCAACGGCAGCATCCGGCAGGGCATTCTATGGCAATTCCAATACGGGAACAACAGGATATTTTGTTTCGAACAGCGGTACAGGCGTTTTCGGCTATGCTCCCAATGGTACGGGTGTAATTGGAATGACCAATTCTGCAAGCGAAATCGGAGTTTCTGCTATTAACAATGTAAACGGCTTGGCTCTTTCTGTTAAAGGTGGGTTACGTATCAATGGCGGCAACACAAATCCCGGCGCAGGAAAAGTTCTTACCAGCGATGCACAAGGAAATGCAACCTGGCAAACACCGGCTCCAACCGCCACTATTGGATTTCTTGTCAGCGGTGTAGCACAAGGAGGCCTACAAATTCTACCAAATGATATTGATTACAAAATCCATCCGGCTGTTAAGGAATACGATGGAAGTAATAACTTCTCATTGTATACCCAATCACCCTCCAGCACATTTACAGCACCGGTGGCAGGCCTCTATCGATTTACCATTCGTGTTAGAATTGAATCAAACGATATGGATACATACATTGACTACAGTTATCTCGATTTGATGGTAAGAAGTAATGGTATAGATTCAAAAAAAGAATTTGCCGTAGAATGGAACCCGGACTGGAGCACGGCATCTTTAACACTTGACAAAGTAGTTGCACTAAAAGCAGGCGACCAGGTTTGGGCAAGTTCGATAACCAAAACAGAAGACAACAGTAACCCTATTCTTACGTACTGTGATTTTGCAGGTTACCTTATTAAATAA
- a CDS encoding DUF4595 domain-containing protein, protein MKQLMFAFVAMLVFAGCKKEKVPKAENLVKKGKLSEFSYSFNGSPAEICKISYDNSGRLATYMDSDHKYSFSYNGASNLVVTRSKLSDGTIDQTIECVLNGSGAITKAEYKSNGLTSYTYLFNYDASGNMLSLKGSGGGGTHEEVFTYENGVPVSLKVSDGVSVYRTEQFVYDFSRVNKSGLTYWYIWPSDVLYGKPLKYHLKEVKSFNANGDVINHTKYNLNFDAEGYPVSEVVSSQIKNYIQTYTYKF, encoded by the coding sequence ATGAAACAGTTAATGTTTGCATTCGTGGCGATGCTTGTATTCGCCGGTTGTAAAAAGGAAAAAGTACCAAAGGCAGAAAATTTAGTGAAAAAAGGAAAACTGAGCGAGTTCAGTTATAGTTTTAATGGCTCCCCAGCTGAGATTTGTAAAATAAGTTACGACAATAGTGGTCGGCTTGCTACTTACATGGACTCTGATCATAAATACAGTTTCTCATATAATGGCGCTTCAAATCTCGTTGTTACCAGAAGTAAACTCAGCGATGGTACCATTGATCAGACAATTGAATGTGTGTTGAATGGATCAGGCGCTATTACAAAGGCCGAATACAAAAGCAACGGTCTTACTTCTTATACTTATTTGTTTAATTATGATGCATCGGGAAACATGTTGTCTTTGAAGGGATCTGGTGGGGGCGGTACTCACGAAGAAGTATTTACCTACGAAAATGGTGTGCCCGTTTCTCTAAAAGTATCTGACGGAGTTAGTGTCTACAGAACCGAACAATTTGTTTACGACTTTTCAAGAGTAAACAAATCAGGGCTAACATATTGGTATATCTGGCCATCAGATGTTCTTTATGGTAAACCATTGAAATACCATTTGAAAGAAGTAAAGTCGTTTAATGCCAACGGCGATGTCATCAATCATACAAAGTACAACCTGAACTTTGATGCGGAAGGCTATCCTGTATCGGAAGTTGTCTCTTCGCAAATTAAAAATTACATACAAACATACACATACAAATTTTAG
- a CDS encoding DUF4595 domain-containing protein, whose protein sequence is MNAFLQHQITKHLEKIMKQLLIAISAMLVFASCKKGNDPVQKTEPPVQEFKKKLKTLNNSSNFNRSFNYNAERRILSITTNSNSSTSFIQGADFSVKTQSQNDIYELKNTTQNADGRIVKAERFYNNVFHSKFEYTYNQEGFLTAMQQKVISTGMVTIWEYTYQQGNLISMKSYDNGVLRYDHQFTYHTDKLNQFNIDVLDLREIGYMVEGNFGRFNKNLLKSWTYTQYPTNETKTEEYFYTTDSEGYPAKLELKIKGNTNIHNFIFE, encoded by the coding sequence ATGAATGCATTTTTACAACATCAAATTACAAAACATCTAGAAAAAATTATGAAACAGTTATTAATTGCAATCTCGGCGATGCTTGTATTCGCCAGTTGTAAAAAAGGAAACGACCCCGTTCAAAAAACAGAACCTCCGGTACAAGAGTTTAAAAAAAAGTTGAAGACATTGAATAACTCTTCAAATTTCAACCGGAGTTTTAATTACAATGCAGAAAGACGTATTTTATCCATTACAACGAACTCAAATTCTTCAACCTCGTTTATCCAGGGAGCAGATTTCTCTGTGAAGACTCAAAGTCAAAATGATATTTACGAATTAAAAAATACAACGCAAAATGCAGATGGGCGGATTGTAAAAGCAGAGCGATTTTATAACAACGTCTTTCACAGCAAGTTTGAATATACATATAATCAGGAAGGGTTTCTGACTGCTATGCAACAAAAAGTAATTTCAACTGGTATGGTTACTATCTGGGAGTATACTTATCAGCAGGGAAATCTCATAAGTATGAAAAGTTATGATAACGGAGTGTTGCGATACGATCATCAGTTTACCTATCATACAGATAAGTTGAATCAATTCAATATTGACGTTCTTGATCTTCGTGAGATTGGCTACATGGTTGAGGGCAATTTTGGAAGATTTAATAAAAATCTTTTGAAGAGTTGGACTTATACGCAATATCCTACCAATGAAACTAAAACAGAAGAGTACTTCTATACTACTGATTCGGAGGGTTACCCAGCTAAACTGGAGTTGAAGATTAAAGGCAATACTAATATTCACAATTTCATTTTCGAATAA